From a single Nicotiana tomentosiformis chromosome 2, ASM39032v3, whole genome shotgun sequence genomic region:
- the LOC104108782 gene encoding protein ROOT HAIR DEFECTIVE 3-like isoform X2: protein MINANHKCTSVHRKSTLLNHLFYTNFREMDAFRGRSQTTKGIWIAKAVGIEPLTIVMDLEGTDGRERGEDDTTFKKQSALFALAVADVVLINIFGAFGDRFQR, encoded by the exons ATGATTAATGCTAATCATAAATGCACTTCTGTCCATAGGAAAAGTACCTTGTTAAACCACTTATTCTATACCAATTTCAGGGAGATGGATGCTTTCAGAGGAAG GAGTCAGACAACCAAGGGAATTTGGATAGCAAAGGCTGTTGGTATTGAGCCGTTGACCATTGTCATGGATTTGGAGGGTACTGATGGAAGAGAGAGGGGTGAG GACGATACAACATTCAAGAAACAAAGTGCCTTGTTTGCTTTGGCTGTTGCAGATGTTGTACTAATAAACAT atttggagcttttggagaccgattcCAGAgatga
- the LOC104108782 gene encoding protein SEY1-like isoform X1, whose amino-acid sequence MINANHKCTSVHRKSTLLNHLFYTNFREMDAFRGRSQTTKGIWIAKAVGIEPLTIVMDLEGTDGRERGRYNIQETKCLVCFGCCRCCTNKHIWSFWRPIPEMRASRSRILRC is encoded by the exons ATGATTAATGCTAATCATAAATGCACTTCTGTCCATAGGAAAAGTACCTTGTTAAACCACTTATTCTATACCAATTTCAGGGAGATGGATGCTTTCAGAGGAAG GAGTCAGACAACCAAGGGAATTTGGATAGCAAAGGCTGTTGGTATTGAGCCGTTGACCATTGTCATGGATTTGGAGGGTACTGATGGAAGAGAGAGGG GACGATACAACATTCAAGAAACAAAGTGCCTTGTTTGCTTTGGCTGTTGCAGATGTTGTACTAATAAACAT atttggagcttttggagaccgattcCAGAgatgagggcatcccggagtaggattttacgctgttaa